CCGTTGCTATTGGTCGTGTTAGTGAAGCCCTTGAGGAAGTTTCCACCGACTCCTCTCAAGTTGAACTTCGCGCCCATGCCTTCTCTGATTCTTCTGCCACCATGTCCAATGCTGCGGAATCTATGTCTGAAGCCCTTGGGCGAGTTCAGACATCGACCGAAAACGGTGCAGGGTCACTGGTTCAACTCAACGAAAAAACGGAAGCCATAAAAGGACTGACCAATCAGATCAATCAAATCGCGAAACAAACCAATCTCCTGGCCTTGAATGCCGCTATCGAGGCGGCGCGTGCGGGTGAATCAGGCCGAGGTTTTGCTGTGGTTGCCGATGAGGTGCGTAAACTCGCTGCGCAGGCCCAGCAGGCGGCAGTAGAGATTGCCCAAGCCATTGCGGCAGTTTCATCCGCCATGGATGAGGTTTCTTTACAAATCGGTGGTCTTAGTGAGGCGGTATCCAGTGCCCGCACTACCGCCGATTCCTTCAGTCACGAACTGGCCAATTCTTCCAGTTCGGCTAGCGTCGTCGAAGAACTGGCTAGTGCGATAGGCAAAGGCGCTGGGGTTATGGAAACATCCATGCGTATGGTTGCCCTGGCCCAGAAGGCTCGCTCCGATGTTAATTCCATTATAAACGGCGAAGTCGTTGACATCACCAATCTATCTGATATCGAACAACATGCCTTGAAAACAGCTAACTCCGCGCAATGGAAAAAAGGCAGTAACGAAAGAGATGCGCTATTAAAAATTTATGAGGAATTATTTTCTTATATCGAAAACGGTATGAGTATCTCCAAATGAACTAGGCTAATTTAATCCAAATTGCAGCCTAGTAAACTAATCCAAGTTGCTACCTACAGTCTCAATCTGTAATTCTTCCCAGACAGGTGATTTTTTGATCGCCCCCCCAACTCCTCCCGTTTGGAGGGGGAGAAAACAACGCCAACCATTGATATTGGCCACTAAAACTGAAAATTCTCACTCCCCCTCCCAACGGGAGGGGGTTGGAGGGGGGGGGCGATCAAGACATAGACATTATCGGAAACCTCACCCCCCTGCCCCCCCTCTCCTTAACAGGAGAGGGGGAGAATTATTCCGTTGTTATGCTTAACTCCTGAACGGAACAGGCAAAAAATCTCCCCCTCTCCTGTTAAGGAGAGGGGGGCGGGGGGTGAGGTTTTGGGTTTCCGATAATGTCTATTACTCAATGCAGGTAGCAACTTGGGTTAAACTGTTGAGTCGTCATTCTGGCAGAAATTGGCAGAATGGCACATAGATGACAACCTGAGTAAGCGACTGAGCAATCTCTCGGTCTATGAATAACTTCCGTTTCTGACGTCCCCCATAAATTTAAATCCACACAAAACAACCACATAGCGATCCATTGATTCTATTTCGTTATCGATAGATACTGTGCCTCCATCGTACGATACGTTCTGCCATGTCTCGCCATTCCCTTGATGCTCGCCACCTCCTCTGTCCCATGCCCGTGATCCGCACTCAAAACCGAATAGCCACGCTCGCCTCTGGGGAGGTATTGGAGGTGGTTGCCACTGACCCTGGGGCCTTGATGGATATCCCTGCCTGGGTCCGAATCAACGGTCATCAACTCCTGGGGACCCGCCGCGAAGGTCGCGAGGTTTTCGTGGTTATTGAGGTAGGTGAATCGTGATCTCCTCCGAGAAGACCAACCTCCAGCGTTACCAAGAAGCTCAACGGGCCAATTGGGTTGGGGCCTTTGCCGATACCATTCTTACCGTGGTTAAA
The DNA window shown above is from Gammaproteobacteria bacterium and carries:
- a CDS encoding methyl-accepting chemotaxis protein is translated as MKNWFSHSEVRRWLAFALLLIGAGLAFLGPGYALASLLPAASLLLLPMATTNDELGEINHLLGEVRDGRLVFRLPHSYANPSLERIRANINSSLDQTETAFREMLGAMESSAGGDHWRRLQISGLHGTFKSVLEQMQVLLDRLEQSREATIREALLSRIFLRSERGLSVAIGRVSEALEEVSTDSSQVELRAHAFSDSSATMSNAAESMSEALGRVQTSTENGAGSLVQLNEKTEAIKGLTNQINQIAKQTNLLALNAAIEAARAGESGRGFAVVADEVRKLAAQAQQAAVEIAQAIAAVSSAMDEVSLQIGGLSEAVSSARTTADSFSHELANSSSSASVVEELASAIGKGAGVMETSMRMVALAQKARSDVNSIINGEVVDITNLSDIEQHALKTANSAQWKKGSNERDALLKIYEELFSYIENGMSISK
- a CDS encoding tRNA 2-thiouridine synthesizing protein A, which codes for MSRHSLDARHLLCPMPVIRTQNRIATLASGEVLEVVATDPGALMDIPAWVRINGHQLLGTRREGREVFVVIEVGES